Genomic DNA from Candidatus Methylomirabilota bacterium:
CGGTTAGTGGGGGAGACGGGCAGGTGCGGCAGGGGTCGACGGGACCCGTTCCCGCCGCCCGGCGACGGACCCCGCGTCCCCAGGTGGAGCCCAGCCGCGACGGGCAGCGGACGCGTGCCGCGTGGTCCCGCGATCCCTGCCGCACCTGCCCGTCTCCCCGCCTCACTCGGGCGCGTTCTTCCGGAACACCTCCGGTCGCCGGAAGCTCGCGATGCCCGGGATCGTCTTGAATTGCCCCGAGCCGCTGATCTTCGGAGCCAGCCTCCGCAGCTCGCGCACGCGCCCCAGGTCCAGCTCGGCGAGGAGAATGCCCTCCTCCTTCGATTCGGCGAGCACGCGCTCGGGCGAGGCCACCATCGCCATCCCCTCGTTGCCGATCAGGTTCTGGCCGGTGGCGGTGAAGGCGAGGTTCTCGACCGCCCGCGCCCGGACGAGCGTCAGCCAGTTCTCGTTGAAATCGACGACCCGCCCCGTGGGAAGGAGGATGATCTCCGCGCCCTTCAGCGCGAGGATCCGAGAGAGCTCGGGGACGAACACCTCGCTGCAGATGAGGATGCCGATCGTGCCCAACGGGGTCTCGAACACGGGCAGATCGTCGGCCGGCGTGTAGTTGAAGTCCCAGAACGGGCCGCCCTTGTAGATGTACGGGCCCGGCGGACTGGTTCTCCGATATTTCCCGACCAGGTCGCCGTCGGAGCCGATCAGGAGACACACGTTGTAGTAACCGTCGGCACTCCCCGGCACGGGCTCGGAGGTGCCGGCCACCACCCACACGCCGGAGGCCTTCGCCTGAGCGGCCAGCGGCCCCAGGGGGTCGTAGCGGATCCGATCGGTCCAGGGCCCCGGGTACGTTTCCGGGAAGAGCACGAGGTGGGCGCCCCGCCGCGCCGCCGCCTCGATGTAGCGCACGGCCTCCTTGACGTTCGTCTCCTCCTCCGGGCCGAGCCGCGTCCTCGGCTGCACGACGGCGAGCTTCACCTTCACGGCGTCGGCACCTTGTCGGTGATCTCGGGCACCGGCTTGCCGGCCGCGACCTCCTTGAAGATGGCCCGGGCCCTGGCCGCCGCCTCCGGCGGGACGTTTCGGAGCTCGGAGAGCTCCATGCCGCTCCCCGGCCGCATCTCGTAGTACCCGCTCTTCTCGCCCTTCAAGATCCGCCCGACGATCTCCTGGTAGGGCGTGCGGAAGTTGGCCAGGAGCGAGCCGGCGAAGTGCTTCGGCGCCACGTCCCACTTGTCGGTCATGAAGGTCGTCAGGAGCACGGGCTTGGGCGACGCCTTGGCCGCCTCAGCGACACCGTAGACGCCGAGGTTGACGAATGTGATGATGAAGTCCGCTCCGGCAGCGATCTGGGCTTCGGCGGTCTGCCGGGCCTTCACCCCGTCGTTGAAGTCGCCGGTGTTGCTCCACACCAGCTGGGCCTTCGGGTTGTGGTCCCGGAGGGCCTGGTTGACCGCGTTGATCGAGGAGACCACGTCGGGGATCCGCACGCCGCCCACGAATCCGATCTTGTTGGTCCTGGTCGAGAGCGCCCCCACCACACCCAGCACGTAGTACCCCTGATACCACTTCCGCCCGAGGGTCCAGACGTTGGCGGGCGCGTCCGCCACCGCGCCCGAAGTCTGCTGGATGAAGATCACGTTCGGGAACTGCGCGGCCAGCTTCCGCGCGATGGTCGGGAACTGGCCGCCGTGGTACGCGACGATGTCGTAGCCGGCGGTGATGTACTCGCGCGAGACGCGCTCGGCGTCGGCCACGGCCACCGACTCGGAGTAGGCGACCTGCAGGTCGTGGCTCTTGGCCACCTCTTGGAGTGCGACGTAGCCGACGGTATTGAAGTCGGCGTCCTGGATGGAGCCGGGGAAGATCATGGCCATCTTCTTCCCGCTGGCGGCCGGCAGGGTGGGACCCGGCGCCAGCCACGCCCCCACCACCAGGGTCAGCGTGACAAGCGCCACCGGGAGTCGAGCAAATCTGGATCGGCACGTCATGTTGTTCTCCTTTGTCCCCTCACCGGGCGACCGCCAGCACCGCCACCAC
This window encodes:
- a CDS encoding BMP family protein, whose translation is MTCRSRFARLPVALVTLTLVVGAWLAPGPTLPAASGKKMAMIFPGSIQDADFNTVGYVALQEVAKSHDLQVAYSESVAVADAERVSREYITAGYDIVAYHGGQFPTIARKLAAQFPNVIFIQQTSGAVADAPANVWTLGRKWYQGYYVLGVVGALSTRTNKIGFVGGVRIPDVVSSINAVNQALRDHNPKAQLVWSNTGDFNDGVKARQTAEAQIAAGADFIITFVNLGVYGVAEAAKASPKPVLLTTFMTDKWDVAPKHFAGSLLANFRTPYQEIVGRILKGEKSGYYEMRPGSGMELSELRNVPPEAAARARAIFKEVAAGKPVPEITDKVPTP
- a CDS encoding carbon-nitrogen hydrolase family protein; its protein translation is MKVKLAVVQPRTRLGPEEETNVKEAVRYIEAAARRGAHLVLFPETYPGPWTDRIRYDPLGPLAAQAKASGVWVVAGTSEPVPGSADGYYNVCLLIGSDGDLVGKYRRTSPPGPYIYKGGPFWDFNYTPADDLPVFETPLGTIGILICSEVFVPELSRILALKGAEIILLPTGRVVDFNENWLTLVRARAVENLAFTATGQNLIGNEGMAMVASPERVLAESKEEGILLAELDLGRVRELRRLAPKISGSGQFKTIPGIASFRRPEVFRKNAPE